The Struthio camelus isolate bStrCam1 chromosome 5, bStrCam1.hap1, whole genome shotgun sequence genome has a segment encoding these proteins:
- the KCNA4 gene encoding potassium voltage-gated channel subfamily A member 4, with the protein MEVAMVSADSSGCNSHMPYGYAAQARARERERLAQSRAAAAAAVAAATAAVEGGATGGGGPYHHYHQEQSRGASSSYGGNASRSSLPHRQSGKRRKKGKKRSHHLGSREYGASFPCSELLPLSGSEERILKDLSEEEEEDEDEDEDDEEEGKLYYTDDYGHDEFSFSDQPPDDGGGGPGGYSSVRCSEYECCERVVINVSGLRFETQLKTLAQFPETLLGDPAKRGRYFDPLRNEYFFDRNRPSFDAILYYYQSGGRLKRPVNVPFDIFTEEVKFYQLGEEAMLKFREDEGFVKEEEDKALPENEFKRQVWLLFEYPESSSPARGIAIVSVLVILISIVIFCLETLPEFRDDKEFIMSLSLGKGLSNESLHLDAGEHTIFNDPFFIVETVCIIWFSFEFTVRCFACPSKAHFFKNIMNIIDIVSILPYFITLGTDLAQEQGSNGQQAMSFAILRIIRLVRVFRIFKLSRHSKGLQILGHTLRASMRELGLLIFFLFIGVILFSSAVYFAEADEPATHFQSIPDAFWWAVVTMTTVGYGDMKPITVGGKIVGSLCAIAGVLTIALPVPVIVSNFNYFYHRETENEEQTQLMQNAVSCPYLPTNLLKKFRSASSSSTEDKSEYLEMEEGVKKSLCVKEKKSQDTGDGSESEKKNCVNSNSVETDV; encoded by the coding sequence ATGGAGGTTGCAATGGTAAGTGCAGATAGCTCTGGGTGCAACAGCCATATGCCCTATGGATATGCAGCCCAAGCTCGGGCCCGAGAGAGGGAGCGGCTGGCACaatccagagcagcagcagctgcggctgtcgcagcagcaacagcagcagtagAAGGGGGGGCAACAGGTGGAGGTGGACCATATCACCACTACCACCAGGAACAGAGTCGAGGTGCATCCTCCTCTTATGGTGGGAATGCATCACGCAGCAGCCTGCCCCACCGCCAGAGTGGTAAGAGacggaagaaagggaaaaagaggagcCACCATTTGGGAAGTAGGGAATATGGGGCCTCCTTCCCGTGTtcagagctgctgcctctcagTGGCTCTGAAGAGAGAATACTGAAGGACttgagtgaggaggaagaggaggatgaagatgaggatgaagatgatgaggaagaaggaaagctcTACTACACTGATGACTATGGGCATGATGAGTTTTCATTCTCAGACCAGCCACCTGATGATGGTGGTGGAGGCCCTGGGGGTTACAGCTCTGTTCGCTGCAGTGAGTACGAGTGTTGTGAGCGTGTGGTAATCAACGTGTCAGGACTGCGGTTTGAGACCCAACTGAAGACGCTAGCTCAGTTCCCGGAGACGTTGTTGGGTGATCCAGCGAAACGAGGCAGATACTTTGACCCTCTCAGGAATGAATACTTCTTTGATAGGAACCGGCCCAGCTTTGATGCCATCCTCTACTACTACCAGAGTGGCGGCCGACTGAAGAGGCCAGTCAATGTGCCCTTTGACATCTTCACTGAGGAGGTGAAATTCTACCAACTTGGGGAGGAGGCCATGCTCAAGTTTAGGGAGGATGAAGGGTTTGTCAAAGAGGAAGAAGACAAAGCTTTGCCGGAGAATGAGTTTAAGAGGCAGGTCTGGCTGCTGTTTGAGTACCCGGAGAGCTCCAGTCCAGCCAGAGGCATTGCTATTGTCTCAGTCTTGGTCATCTTGATCTCCATTGTCATCTTTTGTCTGGAGACTTTGCCAGAGTTTAGAGATGACAAAGAATTCATAATGTCCCTGAGCTTAGGGAAGGGGCTTTCCAATGAGTCACTTCACCTGGATGCTGGGGAGCACACCATCTTCAATGACCCCTTTTTCATTGTAGAGACAGTATGCATCATTTGGTTCTCCTTTGAGTTTACAGTGCGCTGCTTTGCATGTCCAAGCAAAGCACACTTCTTCAAGAACATCATGAACATCATAGACATTGTCTCCATCTTGCCTTACTTCATCACTCTGGGCACTGACCTGGCCCAGGAGCAGGGCAGTAATGGTCAACAGGCCATGTCTTTTGCCATCCTGAGGATCATCCGTCTGGTCAGAGTGTTTCGCATCTTCAAGCTCTCCAGACACTCCAAGGGTTTGCAGATCCTGGGTCATACACTCAGGGCCAGCATGAGGGAACTTGGCCTcctcatcttttttctctttattggagtcattttgttttccagtgctgtttACTTTGCAGAAGCTGATGAGCCTGCCACCCATTTTCAAAGCATCCCAGATGCCTTTTGGTGGGCTGTAGTGACCATGACTACAGTTGGTTATGGGGACATGAAACCCATAACTGTGGGTGGGAAAATAGTTGGGTCCCTGTGTGCCATTGCAGGAGTGTTAACCATTGCTTTACCAGTGCCAGTGATTGTCTCCAATTTTAACTATTTCTATCACAGAGAGACTGAGAATGAAGAACAAACACAGCTGATGCAAAATGCAGTCAGCTGCCCATACCTCCCAACAAATTTGCTGAAGAAATTTAGAAGTGCATCGTCTTCGTCCACAGAAGACAAATCGGAATATTTGGAGATGGAAGAAGGAGTTAAAAAATCCCTctgtgtaaaggaaaaaaaaagtcaggacaCAGGGGATGGAAgtgagtcagagaaaaaaaactgtgtaAATTCAAATTCTGTGGAAACTGATGTGTAA